The DNA region CAGTCCTACTGACACATAACGAGTTTCTTGGGGATTTCTTCTCATTGATCCTGAAATTTCAACATCAAATACACTGTGCTTTTAGATTTAAGGGATAAACCTTTTGACGGGAACGTAAATAGTGAGCCATGAGAACATATGGCTAGGTTTCATGAGACAACATCAATGTGCCAACCAGAGGATATCTTAGAAGACCAGGTAAAACTCAAATTGTTCAAATTCTCGTTAGTCGATAGAGCAAAAGATTGGCTATTATGTTTGTCAAATTAGGTAATAAAAACTTGGAAAGAATTGGAAGACAAATTTCTGGAAAGCTTTTTCACTACAACACAGCTCACAGAAAGAAAAGATGAAATCATGCAATTTGAGAAACAAGAGACACAATCTCTTTATGTTGCTTGAGATAGGTTTAAGTTATTGATACACCAATTCCCTAATCATGATATGAGAACATGGagcaaatgcagaattttgtaaagGGCCTCCAAGCAAAAGTTTGAATGTTTTTAGATGCATTAGTGGGTGGGACAATAAGAACAATAACTGAACCGTAGGTAAAAGAGCTGATAGAGAAGATAAGTTTAAATGAGTACAACTTTGCAAATACCAGAGGGTTGAACATGCTAGAAACCAAGAATAAATCTCACAGTGAATTGACTTTAGGAGGACACGAGGAAATTCTCACCAAGCTGGAAGTATTAAATAAAAAATTGGATACAACATGCCTCATGCAGGAATCTTCAAATAATGTAGTATTTTTACTATGTACTAACTATGGGCAAGAGCATTTTGCAGGTGATTGTATTGAAGAATCACTTAGAGGAGAAGTACAAGCCGTAACTATGAGTTCAAATATAAGAGaaacacaaacaaagacaaaattCAAAATATCATCGTTGGAAGAGACCTTAAATCAATTTATATTGACAACACAAAACAAATTCTTGGATATGAAAATGTTGCAGAATTCATTGAAACAAAATCATGAGGAACCGCATCATTCCCCCGCTCCCAGCAAACAGAAACCCATAGTTGAACAAAGCAAAAATCATGTTGAGGAACCAAAATCCACACCTATAGAAGATGAGGTTTCTGATGAGACTCTTAAGAAGTGGGAAACACTTGATAAATTAATTGATAAAGATTCACCTTTTCAGAGAACAAAAAATCAAATCATCAATGAACCAAATCCTCCTTTACCGGATTACATTAAACCACCATATCCATCAAATAAGAAGAAGCCAAAGAGAGAAATAGAGGTAGGGCAGTTTAAGAAATTCATGGAGATGCTCACAACTTTACAAGTCAATATTCCATTTTGTGATGCTTTGGAGAAAATGTCGGTGTATGCTAAATTCGTGAAAGGACTCTTGGATGGTAAACACAAATGGAAAGATGATGAAAAGGTAGTGTTAGCAAAAGAATGTAGTGCTATCATTCAGTGCAAGCTCCCACCTAAATTAACGAACCCAGGTAGTTTTATGATCCATTTCTCTATAGGTTCATTAAAAATTGGCCAGACACTTTGTGATTTAGGAGCTAGCATAAATTTGATGTCGTTATTTATGATGAGAAAGTTGAATTATGGGGAGCCGAAACCTACGAAAATGACTTTGACTTTAGCCGACCGGTCTATCACTTATCCTTATGGAGTCTTGGAAGACGTGTTGGTAAAGGTTGATGATTTAATTTTCCCACAGATTTTGTCATTTTGGATATGCTGGAAGATTTCGAAACACCATTATTATTGGGGAGACCGTTCATCGCTAGGGCATAACGTTGATTGATGTGGAAAGAGGAGAAATGGTTCTCAGGTTTAATAAAGAACATGTAATATTTAATGTGTTTGAAGCCATGAAATATTCTCATTAAGAGTTATAGTGTTACCAAATTTATTTAATTGATGAATTGATAGAAAATGTTTAGAAGGAAAAGAATATTTCATCACCAATGGAGAAAGGTTTGGTTTAATCTATTGAGGAAACATGGAAATATGATGATGATATTGAGGTAAATGAGTTGGTTCTACAATTTCAAGCAAcatgtaagaccctaattttgaccctaagatccctcatgcaatttcatcataagcattagcatatggatcataccttggaatcctccttacccctccttcattgggtttttttttgggagagatcaccaagcaccgtatattatcattttactaaccaaaatacaaaaatatgtctttgcatttgcctaaatcttttgtaggtagggcatgatctccattgatctatcaagttcatatctagggtttaagaccctcatgacaaagagcacaaccatgaattgatccaagagtggttatgagcatcatatatgagttccattgattcttacatgttatattgatcaagttttcttcaagagtttgagggtgatttgccttggaaaccctagtttgactgggtatcttgagtaacttctctaacaatctatctcaccaattgatcaaatttctcaagggaaacttcaaaattcatcatattatgcatatatgatctaccatgagccaataaagtcaagagagttgcaagttagcaagttggttcagggtggttggccaaatgaattcatctgatcaaaactgggtctccctagaccctatctcctacatttttcaccatatgaaaatgattccaagatacaagttactctaaatggcattacaaacaacttccatgttgagacctagagatagttttgcttgga from Lathyrus oleraceus cultivar Zhongwan6 chromosome 1, CAAS_Psat_ZW6_1.0, whole genome shotgun sequence includes:
- the LOC127096274 gene encoding uncharacterized protein LOC127096274, producing the protein MSSNIRETQTKTKFKISSLEETLNQFILTTQNKFLDMKMLQNSLKQNHEEPHHSPAPSKQKPIVEQSKNHVEEPKSTPIEDEVSDETLKKWETLDKLIDKDSPFQRTKNQIINEPNPPLPDYIKPPYPSNKKKPKREIEVGQFKKFMEMLTTLQVNIPFCDALEKMSVYAKFVKGLLDGKHKWKDDEKVVLAKECSAIIQCKLPPKLTNPGSFMIHFSIGSLKIGQTLCDLGASINLMSLFMMRKLNYGEPKPTKMTLTLADRSITYPYGVLEDVLVKVDDLIFPQILSFWICWKISKHHYYWGDRSSLGHNVD